The proteins below come from a single Burkholderia contaminans genomic window:
- a CDS encoding type II TA system antitoxin MqsA family protein yields the protein MKCPACGAARLVRDTRDIPYTYKGRSTVVRDITGDFCPACGESVLDLDEATRLGEAITEFNKQVNATIVDPKYIAKVRKKLKLDQREAAELFGGGVNAFSRYETGKTNPPLALVKLLKLLDRHPDLLAEVRAA from the coding sequence ATGAAGTGCCCTGCATGCGGTGCCGCCAGGCTGGTCCGCGACACGCGAGACATCCCTTATACCTACAAGGGCCGGTCGACTGTCGTTCGCGACATCACCGGCGATTTCTGCCCGGCCTGCGGGGAATCGGTGCTGGATCTCGACGAGGCGACCCGTCTCGGCGAAGCGATCACCGAATTCAACAAGCAGGTGAACGCCACCATCGTCGACCCGAAGTACATCGCGAAGGTGCGCAAGAAGCTGAAGCTGGATCAGCGCGAGGCAGCCGAGCTCTTCGGCGGTGGAGTCAACGCGTTCTCCCGTTACGAAACGGGCAAGACGAATCCGCCGCTTGCCCTCGTGAAATTGCTGAAGCTCCTGGATCGTCACCCCGATCTGCTCGCCGAAGTTCGAGCGGCATAG
- a CDS encoding GNAT family N-acetyltransferase produces MATTDRIIDTTPLDVRAQPLIDALIDEYSTRYNAYRPDSRASAREELARYPAEAFAPPEGAFVLLLRDGVTIGGGAFKRYDAQTAELKRIWTRSDLRRQGLARLIVEALELRAAQQGYRRIYLTTGFRQPEAWALYDRTGYTRLFDPSIAPEAYFHLRFGKDLADPSRTSTLADLWAPVPEPVLSR; encoded by the coding sequence ATGGCCACGACCGACCGCATCATCGACACGACGCCGCTCGACGTCCGCGCGCAACCGCTGATCGACGCGCTGATCGACGAGTATTCGACCCGTTACAACGCGTATCGCCCCGACAGCCGCGCGTCCGCCCGCGAGGAACTCGCTCGCTACCCGGCCGAAGCGTTCGCGCCGCCCGAAGGCGCGTTCGTGCTGCTGCTGCGCGACGGCGTAACGATCGGCGGCGGCGCGTTCAAGCGCTACGACGCGCAGACCGCCGAGCTCAAACGCATCTGGACCCGCTCGGACCTGCGCCGCCAGGGCCTCGCCCGCCTCATCGTCGAGGCGCTCGAACTGCGCGCCGCGCAGCAGGGCTATCGCCGCATCTACCTGACCACCGGTTTCCGCCAGCCCGAAGCATGGGCGCTGTACGACCGCACCGGCTATACGCGGCTGTTCGATCCGTCGATCGCCCCCGAAGCGTATTTCCACCTGCGGTTCGGCAAGGATCTCGCCGATCCGTCGCGCACGTCGACGCTGGCCGACCTGTGGGCGCCCGTGCCCGAACCGGTGCTGTCGCGCTGA
- a CDS encoding type II toxin-antitoxin system MqsR family toxin, with protein MEKRTPHCKLPRVKALVETGQVRLTASAVLGARLLGFTEREALDVVLSLTDLDFHKSMTTYADHTIWQDVYRPFTVRGDVYLKLTVIDDVLIVSFKER; from the coding sequence ATGGAAAAGAGAACGCCTCATTGCAAGCTGCCTCGCGTCAAGGCACTCGTCGAAACCGGCCAGGTCCGGCTAACGGCGAGTGCGGTACTCGGCGCCCGGCTATTGGGTTTCACGGAACGGGAGGCGCTCGATGTCGTGCTGTCGCTGACCGATCTCGACTTCCACAAGAGCATGACGACGTACGCCGACCACACGATCTGGCAGGACGTCTACCGACCTTTCACGGTGCGTGGCGACGTGTACCTGAAACTGACGGTGATCGACGATGTGCTGATCGTGTCTTTCAAGGAGCGATGA
- a CDS encoding ABC transporter substrate-binding protein: MQRAVPLSSRAARTLAAALIGLTAFAAAAAAATFDLSPEQRGRPRSVADAAVERAVPASFKFAEPGTLTIGVAPSLPPISSYATDARTVIGFDADVGQLVSDSLGRKLKIVALAWADWPLALESGKVDAVISNVTVTEERKQKFDFSTYRKDQVGFYVRNDSKIQAIREPKDVAGLRIVTDAGTNQEKILLAWDRENVAHGLKPVQIQYYDDQAMRIVAVQSGRADAVFSVNSVLAYQSAQQGKTRLVGAISGGWPRTADIAIATRRGSGLADPLTVALNGLIKNGRYQQVLDRWNLASEAIDQSRTNPPGLPKS, encoded by the coding sequence ATGCAACGAGCCGTACCGCTTTCTTCCCGTGCCGCGCGCACGCTGGCCGCCGCACTGATCGGCCTGACCGCGTTCGCCGCAGCCGCGGCCGCCGCCACGTTCGACCTGAGCCCCGAGCAACGCGGCCGCCCGCGCAGCGTGGCCGATGCGGCCGTCGAGCGCGCCGTGCCCGCGTCGTTCAAGTTCGCCGAGCCCGGCACGCTGACGATCGGCGTTGCGCCGAGCCTGCCGCCGATCAGTTCGTATGCGACCGACGCGCGCACGGTGATCGGCTTCGATGCCGACGTCGGCCAGCTCGTGTCCGACAGCCTCGGCCGCAAGCTGAAGATCGTCGCGCTCGCGTGGGCCGACTGGCCGCTCGCCCTCGAATCCGGGAAAGTCGACGCGGTGATCTCCAACGTGACCGTCACCGAGGAGCGCAAGCAGAAGTTCGATTTCTCGACCTACCGCAAGGACCAGGTCGGCTTCTACGTGCGCAACGACAGCAAGATCCAGGCGATCCGCGAGCCGAAGGACGTCGCGGGCCTGCGCATCGTGACCGACGCCGGCACCAACCAGGAAAAAATCCTGCTCGCGTGGGATCGCGAGAACGTCGCGCACGGGCTGAAACCCGTGCAGATCCAGTACTACGACGACCAGGCGATGCGCATCGTCGCCGTGCAGTCGGGCCGCGCCGATGCAGTGTTCAGCGTGAACTCGGTGCTCGCGTACCAGAGCGCGCAGCAAGGCAAGACGCGGCTCGTCGGCGCGATCAGCGGCGGCTGGCCGCGCACCGCCGACATCGCGATCGCGACGCGCCGCGGCAGCGGGCTCGCCGATCCGCTCACCGTCGCGCTGAACGGGCTGATCAAGAACGGCCGCTACCAGCAGGTGCTCGACCGCTGGAACCTCGCCTCGGAAGCGATCGACCAGTCGCGCACGAATCCGCCGGGGCTGCCGAAGAGCTGA
- a CDS encoding LLM class flavin-dependent oxidoreductase has translation MSYSLSLLDKSPIADGANAADALRFTTTLAQRAEQLGYERFWVAEHHGTPAFASSAPEIVVAHLLAHTSRIRVGSGGVMLQHYSPFKVAETFKVLAALAPGRVDLGIGKAPGGLPLTTRALQWFHDKARKPDFAGQLAELDAFLGWGVAEDHPLAGAVALPVPPQAPERILLGGSPDSGALAARNGWRFCYAGHFNGDDANLERSLDAYRSAGGTRPLVALYAVAAPTRDAAEQLIGPLKIFKLQFAGGQSFNLASAQAAAEFARQSGASDYRIDELRPTVLADTPERIHRALDALSRRLDVDAFVIDSPVTDYAARLASVEWLGGSLSATPLQAALAADRSLSPDQNA, from the coding sequence ATGTCTTATTCGCTTTCGTTGCTGGACAAGAGTCCGATCGCCGACGGCGCGAACGCCGCCGACGCGCTGCGCTTCACCACGACGCTCGCGCAGCGCGCCGAACAGCTCGGCTACGAGCGCTTCTGGGTCGCCGAACATCACGGCACGCCGGCCTTTGCAAGCTCGGCGCCGGAGATCGTCGTCGCGCACCTCCTCGCGCACACGTCGCGCATCCGCGTCGGCTCGGGCGGCGTGATGTTGCAGCACTACAGCCCGTTCAAGGTCGCCGAAACCTTCAAGGTGCTGGCCGCGCTCGCGCCGGGCCGCGTCGATCTCGGTATCGGCAAGGCGCCCGGCGGGTTGCCGCTGACCACGCGCGCGCTGCAGTGGTTCCACGACAAGGCGCGCAAGCCGGACTTCGCGGGCCAGCTCGCGGAGCTCGACGCGTTTCTCGGCTGGGGCGTCGCCGAGGATCACCCGCTCGCCGGCGCCGTCGCGCTGCCCGTGCCGCCGCAGGCGCCCGAACGCATCCTGCTCGGCGGCTCGCCGGACAGCGGCGCGCTCGCCGCGCGCAACGGCTGGCGTTTCTGCTACGCCGGCCATTTCAACGGCGACGACGCGAACCTCGAACGCTCGCTGGACGCGTACCGCAGCGCGGGCGGCACGCGGCCGCTGGTCGCGCTGTACGCCGTGGCCGCGCCGACGCGCGACGCGGCCGAGCAGCTGATCGGGCCGCTGAAGATCTTCAAGCTGCAGTTCGCGGGCGGCCAGAGCTTCAATCTCGCCAGCGCGCAGGCGGCCGCCGAATTCGCGCGGCAGAGCGGCGCGTCCGACTACCGGATCGACGAGTTGCGCCCGACGGTGCTGGCCGATACGCCCGAGCGCATCCACCGCGCGCTCGATGCACTGAGCCGGCGGCTCGACGTCGATGCGTTCGTGATCGATTCGCCGGTGACCGACTACGCGGCCCGGCTCGCATCGGTCGAATGGCTCGGCGGCTCGCTGTCGGCCACGCCGTTGCAGGCGGCCCTCGCGGCCGACCGCTCCCTCTCTCCTGACCAGAACGCGTGA
- a CDS encoding succinylglutamate desuccinylase/aspartoacylase family protein: MTASSSSHRNPIHCEIDLDAPGKHAGYLRLPHSVHRSAYGWLPIPIASIRNGDGPVALVMAGNHGDEYEGQIIVSQLMREIEPEMVSGQLILLPMANFPAADAGLRVSPLDGGNLNRSFPGDPTGTPTQMIAHYIEHALLSRAEYLVDLHSGGSSLLYQGGNMLAIDPLDADEAAKLNGLLVAFGLDNALLHAPNPVHSASAARRQGAISIVTELGGAGMADPSLIRMGRQGLLHYLGHIGLLHGALVPDAPPTVTRFMRVDGERHFVYAYERGLYEPLVELGDQVKAGQPAAWVHFPDTPLREPVLHRFKGDGEVVCKRVPAQVQRGDCLFQLAELSAPPSIGQTA; encoded by the coding sequence ATGACCGCCTCTTCTTCCTCGCACCGCAATCCCATCCACTGCGAAATCGATCTCGACGCGCCAGGCAAGCACGCGGGCTACCTGCGGCTGCCGCATTCCGTGCACCGCTCGGCGTACGGCTGGCTGCCGATCCCGATCGCGTCGATCCGCAACGGCGACGGCCCGGTCGCGCTCGTGATGGCCGGCAATCACGGCGACGAGTACGAAGGCCAGATCATCGTGTCGCAACTGATGCGCGAGATCGAGCCCGAGATGGTCAGCGGGCAATTGATCCTGCTGCCGATGGCGAATTTCCCGGCGGCGGATGCAGGCCTGCGTGTGTCGCCACTCGACGGAGGCAACCTGAACCGCAGCTTCCCCGGCGATCCGACCGGCACGCCGACGCAGATGATCGCCCACTACATCGAGCACGCGCTGCTGTCGCGCGCAGAGTATCTGGTCGACCTGCACTCGGGCGGCAGCTCGCTGCTGTACCAGGGCGGCAACATGCTCGCGATCGATCCGCTCGACGCCGACGAAGCGGCGAAGCTCAACGGGCTGCTGGTCGCGTTCGGGCTGGACAATGCGCTGCTGCACGCGCCGAATCCCGTGCATTCGGCATCGGCCGCGCGCCGCCAGGGCGCGATCTCGATCGTGACCGAACTCGGCGGCGCGGGCATGGCCGATCCGTCGCTGATCCGGATGGGCCGCCAAGGGCTGCTGCACTACCTCGGCCATATCGGGCTGCTGCACGGCGCGCTCGTGCCCGATGCGCCGCCTACCGTCACGCGCTTCATGCGGGTCGACGGCGAGCGCCACTTCGTCTACGCGTACGAGCGCGGGCTGTACGAGCCGCTCGTCGAACTCGGCGACCAGGTGAAGGCCGGGCAGCCGGCCGCGTGGGTGCATTTCCCCGATACGCCGCTGCGCGAACCGGTGCTGCACCGCTTCAAGGGCGACGGCGAAGTGGTGTGCAAGCGCGTGCCCGCGCAGGTGCAGCGCGGCGATTGCCTGTTCCAGCTGGCGGAGTTGTCGGCGCCGCCGAGCATCGGCCAGACGGCCTAA